The Panthera uncia isolate 11264 chromosome C2, Puncia_PCG_1.0, whole genome shotgun sequence genome contains a region encoding:
- the PAXBP1 gene encoding PAX3- and PAX7-binding protein 1 yields the protein MRARWCAVERGKTGPGWSSGKRACAVASLELPGQPCGSGCETAVRAAGMFRKARRVNVRKRNDSEEEERERDEEQEPPPLLQPPGTGEEPGSGGGGDRAPGGESLQGPGLPPPSALTPGSGAEAAGCFPGGAEPGNGLKPRKRPRENKEVPRASLLSFQDEEEENEEVFKVKKSSYSKKIVKLLKKEYKEDLEKSKIKTELNSSADSEPPLDKTGHIKDTSQEDGVIISEHGEDEMDMESEKEEEKPKAGGAFSNALSSLNVLRPGEIPDAAFIHAARKKRQMARELGDFTPHDSEPGKGRLVREDENDASDDEDDDEKRRIVFSVKEKSQRQKIAEEIGIEGSDDDALVTGEQDEELSRWEQEQIRKGINIPQVQASQPTEVNMYYQNTYQTMPYGSSYGIPYSYTAYGSSDAKSQKTDNTVPFKTPSNEMTPVTIDLVKKQLKDRLDSVKELHKTNRQQHEKHLQSRVDATRAIERLEGSSGGVGERYKFLQEMRGYVQDLLECFSEKVPLINELESAIHQLYKQRASRLVQRRQDDIKDESSEFSSHSNKALMAPNLDSFGRDRALYQEHAKRRIAEREARRTRRRQAREQTGKMADHLEGLSSDDEETSTDITNFNLEKDRISKESSKVFEDVLESFYSIDCIKSQFEAWRSKYYLSYKDAYIGLCLPKLFNPLIRLQLLTWTPLEAKCRDFENMLWFESLLFYGCEEREQEKDDVDVALLPTIVEKVILPKLTVIAENMWDPFSTTQTSRMVGITLKLINGYPSVVNAENKNTQVYLKALLLRMRRTLDDDVFMPLYPKNVLENKNSGPYLFFQRQFWSSVKLLGNFLQWYGIFSNKTLQELSIDGLLNRYILMAFQNSEYGDDSIKKAQNVINCFPKQWFMNLKGERTISQLENFCRYLVHLADTIYRNSIGCSDVEKRNARENIKQIVKLLASVRALDHAMSVASDHNVKEFKSLIEGK from the exons ATGCGCGCTCGGTGGTGCGCGGTAGAACGAGGGAAGACAGGACCCGGCTGGAGCTCCGGGAAGCGCGCGTGCGCCGTCGCGAGCTTGGAGCTGCCGGGGCAGCCGTGTGGGAGCGGGTGTGAGACCGCCGTGCGAGCCGCGGGAATGTTCCGAAAGGCCCGGCGAGTGAACGTGCGCAAGCGGAATGACTCGGAGGAGGAGGAGCGAGAGCGCGATGAGGAGCAGGAGCCGCCACCGCTGCTGCAGCCACCGGGCACCGGCGAAGAACCGGGCTCTGGCGGCGGCGGCGACAGGGCCCCTGGGGGGGAGTCGCTGCAGGGCCCGGGGCTGCCGCCGCCTTCCGCGCTGACCCCGGGCTCCGGGGCTGAGGCTGCGGGCTGCTTCCCGGGCGGCGCGGAGCCCGGCAACGGGCTGAAGCCGCGCAAGAGGCCGCGAGAGAACAAAGAGGTGCCTCGGGCCAGCCTGCTCAGCTTCCAGGACGAGGAGGAAG aaaatgaagaagtttTCAAAGTGAAGAAATCAAGTTACAGCAAAAAGATAGTAAAATTACTtaagaaagaatacaaagaagATCTTGAAAAGTCAAAGATTAAAACAGAACTCAACTCCTCAGCCGACA GCGAACCACCCTTGGACAAAACAGGACACATTAAGGACACCAGTCAAGAAGACGGAGTTATCATCAGTGAACACGGTGAAGATGAAATGGACATGGAaagtgagaaggaggaagaaaagccaaAAGCTGGTGGAgctttttcaaatgctttatctTCTTTGAATGTTCTCCGCCCAG GAGAAATTCCAGATGCAGCTTTTATACATGCTGCAAGGAAAAAGCGTCAAATGGCCCGCGAATTGGGAGATTTCACTCCTCATGACAGCGAGCCTGGGAAAGGCCGCCTTGTTAGAGAAGATGAGAACGATGCCAGCGATGATGAAGACGATGATGAGAAACGTCGCATAGttttttctgtgaaagaaaagTCACAGAGACAAAAAATTGCCGAGGAAATAG GCATTGAGGGGAGTGATGATGATGCTCTAGTAACTGGAGAACAAGATGAAGAACTCAGCCGATGGGAGCAGGAGCAGATAAGAAAAGGAATCAATATCCCTCAG GTTCAAGCAAGCCAGCCCACTGAAGTGAATATGTACTACCAGAACACTTACCAGACGATGCCTTATGGCTCATCCTATGGCATTCCTTATAGTTACACTGCCTATGGATCATCTGATGCCAAATCTCAAAAAACAGATAATACAGTCCCTTTCAAAACTCCCAGTAATGAGATGACTCCCGTTACTATTGATTTGGTAAAGAAACAGCTTAAAGACAG GTTGGACTCCGTGAAAGAACTGCACAAAACGAATCGACAGCAGCATGAGAAACACCTGCAAAGCCGAGTGGATGCCACCAGGGCTATTGAGAGATTAGAAGGGTCTTCTGGGGGTGTTGGTGAACGGTATAAGTTTTTGCAAGAAATGCGAGGGTATGTCCAAGACTTGCTTGAGTGTTTCAGTGAAAAG GTGCCACTGATTAATGAACTTGAATCAGCAATACATCAGCTGTACAAACAGCGAGCTTCCCGCCTTGTCCAAAGACGACAAGATGATATTAAAGATGAATCTTCGGAGTTTTCAAGCCATTCAA ataaagctCTGATGGCACCAAATCTCGATTCCTTCGGGCGAGATCGGGCACTGTATCAAGAGCATGCAAAACGTAGGATTGCAGAACGGGAGGCCAGGAG GACTCGTCGTAGACAAGCCAGAGAGCAGACCGGTAAGATGGCCGATCACCTCGAAGGCCTTTCCAGTGATGATGAAGAAACGTCCACAGATATTACGAACTTCAACCTGGAAAAAG ATCGCATTTCGAAAGAGTCCAGCAAGGTTTTTGAAGACGTCCTTGAAAGTTTCTATTCAATCGACTGCATTAAATCCCAATTTGAAGCATGGCGTTCAAAATACTATCTGTCCTATAAGGATGCTTATATCGGCCTTTGTTTGCCAAAGCTGTTCAACCCCCTCATACGGCTGCAGCTTCTCACTTGGACTCCTCTTGAG gCAAAATGTCGTGACTTTGAAAACATGCTGTGGTTTGAATCTTTGCTGTTTTATGGTTGTGAAGAACGAGAGCAAGAGAAAGATGATGTAGATGTTGCACTGTTGCCTACAATTGTGGAAAAGGTGATTCTTCCTAAACTAACAG TAATAGCTGAAAATATGTGGGACCCTTTTTCTACAACACAGACTTCAAGAATGGTTgggattacattaaaattaataaacggATATCCTTCAGTAGtgaatgcagaaaacaaaaatacacag gTATACCTAAAAGCACTTTTACTAAGAATGAGGAGAACTTTAGATGATGATGTATTCATGCCCTTATATCCCAAAAA tgtcttggaaaataaaaattctgggccttatttgttttttcaacgACAGTTTTGGTCTTCAGTTAAG ctATTAGGGAATTTTCTTCAGTGGTACGGCATTTTCTCGAATAAAACTCTTCAGGAGTTATCAATAGATGGTTTATTAAATAGATACATTCTCATGGcttttcagaattcagaatatgGAGATGACAGCATCAAAAAAGCCCAAAAT GTAATCAATTGTTTCCCCAAGCAGTGGTTCATGaatctgaaaggagaaagaactATCTCTCAGTTAGAAAACTTCTGTCGATACCTTGTGCACTTAGCAGACACAATCTACAGAAACAGTATCGGATGTTctgatgtggaaaaaagaaatgcaag